From the genome of Methylocystis bryophila, one region includes:
- a CDS encoding DUF2778 domain-containing protein has protein sequence MTQQIGVKMRALVLDRLSRNIVSPTVPVVCGLSLAFLACVYGSLEPRANDPDKLAPTARGSQFPAATAQDVAETIAMGMRASLEPEVAALPEEEAPAPSPKLAMKAPEAAPAAVSAPAQKVAKLETKPELRSETTVVPQQAALEESEATPLPPRRPGKIAALVSRAEEALARRLAHRDGEEAANTAIDNRNIFEKLFGRSSAPAEKQGQALAYASPEAGGGVTSIAKATESQDSAKLGSDRFTAVYDISAGAVYLPDGRKLEAHSGLGESFDNPSQVHTRMRGPTPPALYSLTPREALFHGVAALRLTPISGNVFGRSGLLAHTYMLGPRGDSNGCVSFRDYQAFLRAFQSGQVKRLAVVAHL, from the coding sequence ATGACGCAGCAGATTGGGGTAAAGATGCGCGCGCTGGTATTGGATCGCTTGTCTCGCAATATCGTGTCGCCGACCGTTCCTGTCGTCTGCGGCCTGTCTCTTGCCTTCCTCGCCTGCGTCTATGGTTCGCTGGAGCCGCGGGCGAATGATCCTGACAAGCTCGCGCCGACCGCCCGGGGATCCCAGTTTCCCGCGGCTACCGCTCAAGACGTCGCCGAGACCATTGCCATGGGCATGCGTGCGAGCCTCGAGCCTGAAGTCGCGGCCCTCCCCGAGGAGGAAGCGCCGGCGCCTTCGCCGAAGCTGGCCATGAAGGCTCCGGAAGCGGCGCCGGCCGCCGTCAGCGCGCCGGCTCAGAAGGTCGCCAAGCTCGAGACGAAGCCCGAGCTGAGAAGCGAGACCACTGTCGTTCCGCAGCAGGCCGCGCTCGAGGAATCGGAGGCCACGCCGCTGCCGCCGCGCCGCCCGGGCAAGATCGCGGCCCTCGTCAGTCGCGCCGAAGAGGCTCTGGCCCGCCGCCTTGCGCACCGCGATGGCGAAGAGGCCGCCAATACCGCCATCGACAATCGCAACATCTTCGAGAAGCTCTTCGGCCGCTCCAGCGCCCCTGCGGAGAAGCAGGGTCAGGCGCTCGCCTACGCCTCGCCGGAGGCCGGCGGCGGCGTCACCTCGATCGCCAAGGCGACCGAATCGCAAGACAGCGCCAAGCTCGGCTCGGATCGCTTCACCGCCGTCTACGACATCTCGGCCGGCGCCGTTTATCTCCCCGACGGCCGCAAGCTCGAGGCGCATTCCGGCCTCGGCGAGAGCTTCGATAATCCGTCTCAGGTGCATACGCGCATGCGCGGACCGACGCCGCCCGCCCTTTATTCGCTCACGCCGCGCGAGGCGCTCTTCCACGGCGTCGCGGCGCTTCGCCTGACGCCGATCAGCGGCAACGTCTTCGGACGCTCGGGCCTGCTCGCCCACACCTACATGCTCGGACCGCGCGGCGATTCGAACGGCTGCGTCTCCTTCAGGGACTATCAGGCCTTTCTGCGCGCTTTCCAGAGCGGCCAGGTCAAGCGGCTCGCGGTGGTCGCGCATCTTTGA
- a CDS encoding 2-isopropylmalate synthase: MSKHKHTQHDHGAQEPSQDAPRQDAPRQADKRDDANRVVIFDTTLRDGEQSPGASMTLEEKLEVADILDALGVDVIEAGFPIASQGDFESVSEVAKRVKTGSVAGLARASEKDIDRCAEALRDAKRPRIHTFISTSPLHMKYKLQMEPERVLEMVASSVSRARNHVEDVEWSAEDGTRTEFEFLCRAVEIAIRAGATTINIPDTVGYTTPAEYESLLTRLREAVPNADKAIFSVHCHNDLGLAVANSLAGVRAGARQIECTINGIGERAGNAALEEIVMAMRTRPDALPFHTGIETKLLTRASKLVSAVTSFPVQYNKAIVGRNAFAHESGIHQDGMLKNAFTYEIMTPESVGVAKTALVMGKHSGRHAFREKLKELGYELGDNALEDAFKRFKDLADRKKIVYDDDLIALVDDEIVNAHEFIKVDALMVMAGTHGPQSAALTLDIGGDKRTHQATGNGPVDAIFNAIKALAPHEATLELFQVHAVTEGTDAQAEVSVRLSEDGKSVTGRGADPDTLVASARAYVSALNRLMTKRGKTKPEAMQAG, from the coding sequence ATGTCCAAGCATAAGCACACGCAACACGATCACGGCGCCCAAGAGCCGAGCCAGGACGCGCCGCGCCAGGACGCGCCGCGCCAAGCCGACAAGCGCGACGACGCCAATCGCGTCGTCATCTTCGACACGACGCTGCGCGACGGCGAGCAGTCGCCCGGCGCCTCTATGACGCTGGAGGAGAAGCTCGAGGTCGCGGATATTCTCGACGCCCTGGGCGTCGACGTGATCGAGGCGGGTTTTCCGATCGCGAGCCAGGGCGACTTCGAGTCGGTGAGCGAGGTGGCGAAGCGCGTCAAAACTGGCTCTGTCGCGGGCCTCGCGCGCGCCTCCGAGAAGGACATCGACCGCTGCGCCGAGGCGCTGCGGGACGCGAAGCGCCCGCGCATCCACACTTTCATCTCCACTTCTCCGCTGCACATGAAATACAAGCTGCAGATGGAGCCGGAGCGGGTGCTGGAGATGGTCGCCTCTTCGGTCTCGCGCGCGCGCAATCATGTCGAGGACGTCGAGTGGTCGGCCGAGGACGGCACGCGCACGGAGTTCGAGTTCCTCTGCCGCGCGGTGGAGATCGCCATCCGGGCCGGCGCGACGACGATCAACATCCCCGACACGGTCGGCTACACGACGCCCGCCGAATATGAATCGCTGCTGACGCGCCTGCGAGAAGCCGTGCCCAACGCCGACAAGGCGATTTTCTCGGTGCATTGTCACAATGATCTGGGGCTCGCGGTGGCGAACTCGCTGGCGGGCGTCCGGGCCGGCGCGCGGCAGATTGAGTGCACGATCAATGGCATCGGCGAGCGCGCCGGCAATGCCGCGCTCGAAGAGATCGTCATGGCGATGCGCACGCGTCCCGACGCGCTGCCTTTCCACACCGGAATCGAGACGAAGCTCCTCACGCGCGCGTCAAAGCTGGTTTCGGCCGTGACCTCTTTTCCAGTGCAATACAACAAGGCGATCGTGGGTCGGAACGCCTTCGCGCATGAGAGCGGCATCCATCAGGACGGGATGCTGAAGAACGCCTTCACCTATGAGATCATGACGCCCGAGAGCGTCGGCGTCGCCAAGACGGCGCTGGTGATGGGCAAACACTCGGGGCGCCACGCCTTCCGCGAGAAGCTGAAGGAGCTGGGTTACGAGCTCGGCGACAATGCGCTCGAGGACGCCTTTAAGCGATTCAAGGATTTGGCCGACCGCAAGAAGATCGTCTATGACGACGATCTGATCGCGCTGGTGGACGACGAGATCGTCAATGCGCATGAATTCATCAAGGTCGACGCCTTGATGGTGATGGCCGGCACGCATGGGCCGCAGTCGGCGGCGCTCACTCTCGACATCGGCGGCGACAAGCGCACGCATCAGGCGACGGGCAACGGCCCGGTCGACGCGATCTTCAACGCCATCAAGGCGCTCGCGCCGCACGAAGCGACGCTGGAGCTGTTCCAAGTGCATGCCGTCACCGAGGGCACCGACGCGCAGGCCGAGGTCTCGGTGCGGCTCTCCGAGGACGGCAAGTCCGTCACCGGCCGCGGGGCCGATCCCGACACGCTGGTGGCTTCGGCGCGCGCTTACGTCTCGGCTCTCAACCGGCTGATGACGAAGCGCGGCAAGACGAAGCCCGAGGCGATGCAGGCGGGGTAA
- a CDS encoding UDP-N-acetylglucosamine-peptide N-acetylglucosaminyltransferase — protein sequence MRSFIRTRPLCEWDDFDSRAAFARSRLAGGDGALPPFVLLAEPGLSSAEQRACSEGWMRERLATAEARRAELAFRFPPWLDDRRKIKLGYLSNDFQDHATAMLLVESLEARDQARFELHAYSYGRDDGKEMRARLRLAFDRFNDIGPLSDVEAAKAIHGDGIDILIDLKGFTQGTRTSILALRPAPIQVNYLGYPGTLGPGLCDYIITDKFCTPAASAGDYAESFAVLPHSYQPHGCRDAVAPAPGRAEAGLPEEGFIFCCFNQAFKFTPVIFDVWCRLLDSVPGSVLWLLASREAEGNLRNEAWKRGVDGARLIFAGDLPHAEHLRRLQLADLVLDTSPYGAHTTASDALWAGVPVVTRPGSTFPSRVAGSLLHAVGLPELAVEDQADYFDLALALSQDAERLGRLRQTLAGNRPSAPLFDVKAYTLALETLYARMWARHQGGLPPGAV from the coding sequence ATGCGCTCCTTTATTCGCACGCGTCCCCTTTGCGAATGGGATGATTTCGACAGTCGCGCCGCCTTCGCTCGCTCTCGCTTGGCCGGCGGGGACGGCGCGCTTCCACCCTTCGTGCTTCTCGCGGAGCCTGGGCTCTCGTCGGCGGAGCAACGCGCCTGCTCGGAAGGCTGGATGCGCGAACGGCTCGCGACGGCCGAAGCGCGGCGCGCAGAACTGGCGTTTCGGTTTCCGCCTTGGCTCGACGATCGCAGGAAGATCAAGCTTGGATATCTGTCCAACGACTTTCAGGATCACGCCACGGCGATGTTGCTTGTGGAATCTTTGGAGGCGCGGGACCAAGCGCGTTTCGAGCTCCACGCCTATTCCTACGGACGAGACGACGGCAAGGAAATGCGCGCGAGGCTGCGCCTCGCCTTCGATCGCTTCAACGACATCGGTCCGCTCTCCGATGTGGAGGCGGCGAAAGCCATTCATGGCGACGGCATCGACATTTTGATCGATTTGAAAGGCTTCACGCAAGGCACGCGCACATCGATCCTCGCCTTGCGGCCCGCGCCCATCCAGGTGAATTATCTCGGATATCCCGGAACGCTCGGACCAGGACTCTGCGACTATATTATCACCGACAAATTCTGCACGCCGGCGGCTAGCGCCGGCGATTACGCGGAATCCTTCGCCGTTCTGCCGCATTCCTACCAACCGCACGGGTGTCGTGACGCAGTCGCTCCCGCGCCCGGTCGAGCCGAGGCAGGACTTCCTGAGGAAGGCTTCATCTTCTGCTGCTTCAACCAGGCCTTCAAATTCACGCCTGTGATATTCGATGTGTGGTGTCGTCTGCTCGACAGCGTGCCGGGAAGCGTGCTGTGGCTCCTCGCCAGTCGCGAAGCGGAAGGCAATCTGCGCAATGAGGCTTGGAAGCGCGGCGTCGACGGGGCTCGGCTGATTTTCGCTGGCGACCTCCCGCACGCCGAGCACCTCAGGCGTCTTCAGCTCGCCGACCTCGTGCTCGACACATCGCCTTATGGCGCTCATACGACCGCGAGCGACGCGCTTTGGGCCGGCGTGCCCGTCGTCACCCGGCCAGGCTCAACCTTTCCCTCGCGCGTCGCGGGGAGCCTTCTCCATGCGGTGGGGCTTCCGGAGCTCGCTGTCGAGGATCAAGCCGATTATTTCGACCTGGCTCTCGCGCTCTCGCAGGACGCGGAAAGGCTGGGAAGGCTGCGTCAAACGCTGGCGGGCAACCGCCCGAGCGCGCCACTGTTCGACGTCAAAGCCTATACGTTGGCCTTGGAGACGCTCTACGCGAGAATGTGGGCGCGCCACCAAGGCGGACTGCCACCCGGCGCTGTCTGA
- a CDS encoding MOSC domain-containing protein: MPSAARPAVLVGAVAPLGDDGRVSAIDKRPAPAPWWIGPLGLAGDAQADLKHHGGREKALHHYPLEHYAIWAGEIGEDALLRQPGAFGENLATTGWTEANVCVGDIVRFGGALLQVSQGRQPCWKLNRRFSRRDMAARVQSSGRAGWYYRVLETGVAQPEDSLQLVERRCPEWSLERLHHLLYLRTGDREGLRGMAALPELAQNWRDLARRRLDSGKIEDWSERLYGETVKRG; this comes from the coding sequence ATGCCGTCCGCGGCTCGTCCCGCCGTGCTGGTCGGAGCCGTGGCGCCGCTCGGCGACGACGGCCGTGTCAGCGCGATCGACAAGCGTCCGGCGCCCGCGCCCTGGTGGATCGGGCCTTTGGGGCTCGCCGGAGACGCGCAGGCGGACCTCAAGCATCACGGCGGGCGGGAGAAGGCGCTGCATCACTATCCCCTCGAACATTACGCCATCTGGGCGGGCGAGATTGGCGAGGACGCCCTTTTGCGGCAGCCCGGGGCCTTCGGCGAAAATCTCGCGACGACCGGCTGGACGGAGGCGAATGTCTGCGTCGGCGACATCGTTCGATTTGGGGGCGCTTTGCTGCAGGTCAGTCAGGGCCGGCAGCCCTGCTGGAAGCTCAATCGCCGCTTCTCGCGCAGGGACATGGCGGCGCGGGTGCAGTCGAGCGGGCGCGCCGGCTGGTACTATCGTGTCCTCGAGACTGGCGTCGCGCAGCCCGAAGACTCTCTGCAACTCGTCGAGCGTCGCTGCCCCGAATGGAGTCTCGAGCGTCTCCACCATCTGCTCTACCTCAGGACCGGCGACCGCGAGGGACTGAGAGGCATGGCCGCTTTGCCGGAACTGGCCCAGAACTGGCGCGATCTTGCCAGACGGCGACTGGACTCCGGCAAGATCGAGGATTGGAGCGAGCGGCTCTATGGCGAGACCGTCAAGCGCGGCTAA
- a CDS encoding nicotinate-nucleotide adenylyltransferase, with translation MNNARSRPLLPRLPPHPPGLRIGLLGGSFDPPHAGHLAISRIALRRLRLDRLWWLVTPGNPLKEGPAALDARIDACRALAKHPRIVVTGVEAQIRTRFTYDTLRHLRRRCPGVQFVWIMGADNLLSFHRWRHWRDIADLVPIAVIDRPGATLKTESARTAQALRKARWPEGDAAIFAQARPPALLILHARRSALSSTALRASRGP, from the coding sequence TTGAACAATGCCCGCTCCCGGCCGCTGCTCCCCCGCCTTCCCCCACATCCGCCGGGTCTGCGCATCGGCCTGCTTGGCGGCTCTTTCGATCCGCCGCACGCGGGCCATCTCGCCATTTCCCGAATCGCGCTGCGTCGCCTGAGGCTCGATCGGCTTTGGTGGCTGGTCACGCCCGGCAATCCCTTGAAGGAGGGACCGGCGGCGCTCGACGCTCGCATCGACGCTTGTCGGGCGCTGGCGAAACATCCGCGCATCGTGGTCACCGGAGTCGAGGCGCAAATTCGCACGCGCTTCACCTATGACACGCTGCGTCACCTGCGGCGGCGCTGTCCGGGCGTCCAGTTCGTCTGGATCATGGGGGCGGATAATCTCCTGTCCTTCCACCGCTGGCGCCACTGGCGGGACATCGCAGATCTTGTTCCTATCGCGGTGATCGACCGGCCCGGCGCCACGCTGAAAACCGAGTCGGCGCGCACGGCGCAGGCGCTGCGCAAGGCGCGCTGGCCGGAGGGCGACGCGGCCATATTCGCCCAGGCGCGTCCGCCCGCTCTGCTGATCCTGCATGCGCGGCGCTCGGCGCTCTCCTCGACGGCCCTGCGCGCCTCGCGGGGACCCTGA
- a CDS encoding type II toxin-antitoxin system RelE/ParE family toxin: MTERWRIHLSDAAERDFQHILETTLETFGERQLEVYRLTLVEALAALEAGPNISGSKARGEILPDLRTLHVARKGRRGRHLILYRAAAGNIIQVSRILHECMELARHLPPEAE; this comes from the coding sequence GTGACGGAACGCTGGCGTATCCATCTCAGCGACGCGGCCGAGCGAGACTTTCAGCACATACTCGAAACAACTTTGGAGACGTTTGGCGAGCGCCAGCTCGAAGTCTATCGCCTCACCCTCGTCGAGGCGCTCGCAGCTCTCGAGGCCGGCCCCAACATATCCGGCAGCAAAGCGCGCGGCGAGATTCTCCCCGATCTTCGTACGCTTCACGTTGCGCGGAAAGGCCGGCGTGGACGCCATCTGATTTTGTATCGCGCCGCCGCTGGCAATATAATCCAGGTTTCGCGAATCTTGCATGAATGCATGGAGTTGGCGCGCCATCTGCCGCCGGAGGCCGAGTAG
- a CDS encoding type II toxin-antitoxin system ParD family antitoxin, with amino-acid sequence MPTHSVVLTERQATLVDALVRSGRYQDASEVLRDGLRLIEMREAEDAAKLEALRAAAQVGFNALDRGEFKEFVDASALIAHLDRVADAVVSGAKKA; translated from the coding sequence ATGCCGACACACAGCGTCGTGCTGACTGAACGCCAAGCGACCCTTGTCGACGCTTTGGTTCGAAGCGGTCGTTACCAGGACGCGAGTGAAGTGCTGCGCGACGGGTTGCGTCTGATCGAAATGCGTGAAGCTGAGGATGCTGCGAAGCTCGAAGCGCTTCGAGCCGCCGCGCAGGTTGGTTTCAACGCCTTGGATCGGGGCGAATTCAAGGAGTTTGTTGACGCGTCCGCGCTGATCGCTCACCTGGATCGCGTCGCTGATGCGGTCGTTTCCGGCGCAAAAAAGGCGTGA
- a CDS encoding glutamate-5-semialdehyde dehydrogenase, with protein MSASFEATHSETLALMAKIGRAARHAAHAVAHAPTSAKDEALRAAAAAIRAQSAEIIAVNADDVEEAREDGATAAALDRLALTPARLEAVACGLEEIAELPDPVGRVLATFERPNGLKIERVATPLGVIGVIYESRPNVTADAGALCLKAGNATILRGGSDSLRSSAAIHRCLVAGLHAAGLPAEAIQLVPTRDRAAVGAMLSGLDGAIDVIVPRGGKGLVARVQHEARVPVFAHLEGIVHVFVHAKADLEMAKTIVLNAKMRRTGVCGAAETLLVDKACAPTHLQPLITMLLNAQCEVRGDAATQGVDARVVPASDEDWDTEYLDAIIAARVVDGLDDAMAHIARHASHHTDCIVTSDEAAARRFLAEVDSAIVTHNASTQFADGGEFGFGGEIGIATGKMHARGPVGVEQLTSFKYRVHGSGQARP; from the coding sequence ATGTCCGCGTCCTTCGAAGCGACCCATTCCGAAACCCTCGCGCTGATGGCGAAGATCGGCCGCGCGGCGCGCCATGCGGCGCACGCCGTCGCGCATGCGCCGACATCCGCGAAGGATGAGGCGTTGCGCGCCGCCGCCGCGGCCATTCGCGCGCAAAGCGCGGAGATCATCGCCGTCAACGCCGACGACGTTGAAGAGGCGCGAGAGGATGGCGCGACCGCCGCGGCCTTGGACCGACTCGCGCTTACTCCTGCGCGGCTCGAGGCGGTGGCGTGCGGCCTCGAGGAGATCGCGGAGCTGCCCGATCCGGTGGGGCGCGTGCTCGCGACCTTCGAGCGCCCCAACGGGTTGAAGATCGAGCGCGTCGCGACCCCGCTCGGGGTGATCGGCGTGATCTACGAGAGTCGGCCGAATGTGACCGCGGACGCTGGCGCCTTGTGCCTAAAGGCGGGCAACGCCACGATCCTGCGCGGCGGCTCGGATTCGCTGCGCTCTTCGGCCGCCATCCATCGCTGCCTCGTTGCCGGGCTTCACGCCGCGGGCCTTCCGGCGGAAGCGATCCAGCTCGTGCCGACGCGCGACCGCGCCGCGGTGGGAGCCATGCTGTCTGGGCTCGACGGGGCGATCGACGTGATCGTGCCGCGCGGGGGCAAAGGTCTCGTCGCGCGCGTGCAGCATGAGGCGCGCGTCCCGGTCTTCGCGCATCTCGAGGGCATCGTGCATGTCTTCGTTCATGCGAAGGCCGATCTCGAAATGGCCAAGACCATCGTGCTCAACGCCAAGATGCGCCGTACCGGCGTCTGCGGCGCGGCCGAGACTCTGCTCGTCGACAAGGCCTGCGCGCCGACGCATCTCCAGCCGCTCATCACGATGCTGCTCAACGCACAATGCGAGGTGAGGGGCGATGCGGCGACGCAAGGAGTGGATGCGCGCGTTGTTCCCGCAAGCGACGAAGATTGGGACACGGAATATCTTGACGCGATCATCGCGGCGCGCGTGGTCGATGGGCTCGACGATGCGATGGCGCATATTGCAAGGCATGCCTCGCATCACACCGACTGTATCGTCACCTCGGACGAAGCCGCCGCCAGACGCTTCTTGGCGGAAGTTGATTCGGCTATCGTGACGCACAACGCCTCGACGCAATTCGCCGACGGCGGCGAGTTCGGCTTCGGCGGCGAGATCGGCATCGCCACCGGCAAGATGCACGCGCGCGGTCCGGTCGGCGTCGAGCAGCTGACGTCTTTCAAATATCGTGTGCACGGCAGCGGGCAGGCGCGGCCGTGA
- a CDS encoding mucoidy inhibitor MuiA family protein, translating into MRRTGWAAFALALSVISGSSALAGETEIVAKSTVVSVLVHPDAATVTREATVSLPSGASTVIFSSVPSALVPDSLRASAEATAALSIGAVEARSKPSAAKAPDSPVVARLKELRAERAALEITIDSLRAKLEMIKTYAKASPEKLGPESKPLAPAEWGAAFDMIGSAYAKTGEALREANHKASELDREIAGLAGAPGAPRGGLARDIAVGVEAASPGEAKIRLTYRTDAAGWRPAYRARLDTGDKARKPVLELEARAVVSQSTGEDWRDAALAVATLRARGGAAPPEVTPQRVRFLEPLPIPAPPPARAMARMGAAAPERPLVGGPEVGTQDEREPKTATTPSAALEASGYAATFKIAGPASAPGDGTAKTFLLSTRRLEPRLSVRAAPALDPQAYLEARIVNADEAPLLPGSVSVERDGAFVGQETLALIPPGDAKNFGFGVDDKVKVLRVPVQRKENEPGWFGQTRTETREFKTTVGNLHDFPVTVTIVDQVPFSENAALVVETLPQTTPPTEKQVDDKRGVAAWSFTLQPGETKELRIAYQLKWPADRELMFER; encoded by the coding sequence ATGCGTCGGACGGGATGGGCGGCGTTCGCCCTCGCGCTTTCTGTTATCTCGGGGTCAAGCGCCTTGGCCGGAGAGACGGAAATCGTCGCGAAATCGACCGTCGTCTCGGTCCTCGTCCATCCCGACGCCGCCACGGTGACCCGGGAAGCGACGGTGTCCTTGCCGTCTGGCGCGTCGACCGTGATTTTCTCCTCGGTCCCCAGCGCGCTCGTTCCCGATTCCCTGCGCGCCAGCGCCGAGGCGACGGCCGCGCTTTCGATCGGCGCGGTCGAAGCGCGAAGCAAGCCCTCCGCCGCCAAGGCGCCGGACTCGCCGGTCGTCGCTCGTTTGAAGGAGCTGCGCGCCGAGCGCGCCGCGCTGGAGATCACGATCGACTCGCTGCGCGCAAAGCTCGAGATGATCAAGACTTACGCCAAGGCCAGTCCGGAAAAGCTCGGCCCCGAATCGAAGCCGCTCGCGCCGGCCGAATGGGGAGCGGCTTTCGACATGATCGGCTCCGCCTACGCCAAGACCGGGGAGGCGCTGCGGGAGGCGAATCACAAGGCGTCGGAGCTCGATCGCGAGATCGCTGGACTCGCCGGCGCCCCTGGCGCCCCACGAGGGGGCCTCGCCCGCGATATTGCGGTCGGCGTCGAAGCCGCTTCGCCGGGGGAGGCGAAAATCCGCCTGACCTATCGCACCGACGCTGCAGGCTGGCGGCCGGCCTACAGGGCGCGGCTCGATACGGGCGACAAGGCGAGAAAGCCCGTCCTCGAGCTCGAGGCCCGCGCGGTCGTCTCCCAAAGCACCGGCGAAGACTGGCGCGATGCGGCGCTCGCCGTCGCGACCTTGCGCGCAAGGGGAGGCGCGGCGCCGCCCGAGGTCACGCCGCAGCGGGTGCGCTTCCTCGAGCCGTTGCCGATCCCGGCCCCGCCTCCCGCGCGGGCGATGGCGCGGATGGGAGCCGCAGCCCCCGAGAGGCCCCTCGTGGGAGGGCCTGAGGTGGGGACGCAGGACGAGCGGGAGCCGAAGACCGCGACAACGCCATCGGCTGCTCTCGAGGCTTCCGGCTATGCAGCGACCTTTAAGATCGCCGGGCCCGCGAGCGCGCCGGGAGACGGGACTGCCAAGACGTTCCTTTTATCGACGCGCCGCCTGGAGCCGAGACTCTCGGTCCGCGCGGCTCCTGCGCTCGATCCGCAAGCCTATCTCGAGGCGCGGATCGTCAATGCGGACGAGGCGCCGCTGCTTCCCGGAAGCGTCAGCGTCGAGCGCGACGGCGCGTTCGTCGGCCAGGAAACTCTGGCGTTGATTCCTCCAGGCGACGCCAAGAATTTCGGTTTCGGCGTCGACGACAAGGTCAAGGTGCTGCGAGTTCCCGTTCAGCGCAAGGAGAACGAGCCGGGCTGGTTCGGCCAGACCCGAACGGAAACGCGCGAGTTCAAGACGACGGTCGGGAATCTGCACGATTTTCCCGTGACGGTCACGATCGTCGATCAGGTCCCCTTCTCGGAGAATGCGGCGCTTGTCGTCGAGACGCTGCCGCAGACGACGCCGCCCACAGAAAAGCAGGTCGACGACAAGCGCGGGGTGGCGGCCTGGAGTTTCACGCTGCAGCCCGGCGAGACGAAGGAGCTGAGGATTGCCTATCAACTGAAATGGCCCGCGGACCGGGAGCTCATGTTCGAGCGGTAG
- the tpiA gene encoding triose-phosphate isomerase — MNFARRPLVAGNWKMNGLHAALSEIDAIATGFDAGLREKIDLLICPPATLLAAAAARLEGTDVALGGQDCHAQVSGAHTGDVSALMLADAGARFVIVGHSERRADHGESDGLVLAKARAALSAGLMPIVCIGETRGERDAGQAESVVAAQIAGSLPPEAPPERLVVAYEPVWAIGTGLTPTPQDVARMHGFARQRIEALGPGKGAATRILYGGSVKPENARELLRVSDVDGALVGGASLKAKDFLAIAAAYR; from the coding sequence ATGAACTTCGCTCGCCGCCCTCTCGTCGCAGGTAATTGGAAAATGAACGGGCTGCATGCGGCGCTCTCGGAAATCGACGCGATCGCGACCGGGTTCGACGCCGGCTTACGTGAGAAGATCGACTTGCTGATCTGTCCGCCGGCGACGCTGCTCGCCGCCGCCGCTGCGCGGCTCGAGGGGACGGATGTCGCGCTCGGGGGGCAGGACTGCCATGCTCAAGTCAGCGGCGCCCATACGGGAGACGTTTCTGCCCTGATGCTCGCGGACGCCGGCGCGCGCTTCGTCATTGTCGGTCATAGCGAGCGCCGCGCCGATCACGGCGAGAGCGATGGGCTCGTCCTCGCCAAGGCGCGCGCGGCGCTTTCTGCAGGCCTCATGCCGATCGTCTGCATCGGCGAGACGCGCGGCGAACGGGATGCAGGACAGGCCGAGAGCGTCGTCGCAGCCCAGATTGCGGGTTCGCTGCCGCCGGAAGCGCCGCCCGAGCGGCTCGTCGTCGCCTATGAGCCCGTCTGGGCGATCGGCACGGGGTTGACGCCGACGCCGCAGGACGTGGCGCGCATGCATGGCTTCGCGCGGCAGAGAATTGAGGCGCTCGGCCCCGGCAAGGGCGCGGCGACGCGCATTCTTTACGGCGGCTCGGTGAAGCCCGAGAACGCGCGCGAGCTCTTGCGCGTGAGCGACGTCGACGGCGCCCTGGTCGGCGGCGCGAGCCTCAAGGCGAAGGATTTTCTGGCCATCGCGGCCGCCTATCGCTGA
- a CDS encoding universal stress protein has translation MLRKLLLPIDLAEPEFATRAIEAAQTLAKPFDSELRLVNVQSLVPLRFVDYVPEDFEKDIRDALEAELAAIAAKIDRPKDRVSSVVLFGPIHDRILEEAERWGADLIVISSHRPGMERFLIGSNASAIVKRAKCSVLVLRG, from the coding sequence ATGTTACGCAAACTCCTGCTGCCGATCGATCTCGCCGAACCCGAATTCGCGACCCGCGCCATCGAGGCGGCGCAGACCCTTGCAAAACCTTTCGATAGCGAGCTGAGGCTCGTCAATGTGCAGTCGCTCGTCCCGCTGCGTTTCGTCGATTATGTGCCGGAGGATTTCGAGAAGGATATCCGCGACGCGCTGGAAGCCGAGCTGGCGGCGATCGCGGCAAAGATTGATCGTCCCAAGGACCGCGTTTCCAGCGTGGTGCTGTTTGGCCCCATTCACGACAGGATTTTGGAAGAGGCCGAAAGATGGGGCGCCGATCTGATCGTCATCTCGTCGCACCGGCCGGGCATGGAGCGATTCCTCATCGGCTCCAACGCCAGCGCAATCGTCAAGCGAGCCAAGTGCTCCGTGCTCGTGCTGCGCGGTTGA